A region of Dermochelys coriacea isolate rDerCor1 chromosome 1, rDerCor1.pri.v4, whole genome shotgun sequence DNA encodes the following proteins:
- the PTHLH gene encoding parathyroid hormone-related protein isoform X1 has protein sequence MGRFQDRGDTMFTKLFQHWSFAVFLLSYSVPCYGRSVEGTSRRLKRAVSEHQLLHDKGKSIQDLRRRIFLQNLIEGVNTAEIRTTSEVSPNPKPPTNTKNYPVRCGSEDEGKYLTQETNKAQTYKEQPLKTSGKKKKPKPGKRKEQEKKKRRTRSAWPNSRESANGNERVPLLDISGSTHDHNLRRR, from the exons ATGGGAAG GTTCCAAGACCGAGGGGATACCATGTTCACTAAACTGTTCCAGCATTGGAGTTTCGCAGTCTTCCTGCTGAGTTATTCCGTCCCCTGTTACGGGAGATCAGTAGAAGGGACCAGCCGCAGACT caaaaGAGCTGTATCAGAGCATCAGCTACTGCATGACAAAGGGAAGTCTATCCAAGATCTACGAAGGAGGATCTTCCTTCAAAATCTCATTGAAGGTGTTAACACAGCAGAGATCCGGACTACTTCAGAAGTTTCTCCAAACCCTAAGCCTCCGACTAACACAAAGAACTACCCTGTCCGATGTGGCAGTGAAGATGAGGGTAAATACCTAACTCAGGAGACAAACAAAGCTCAGACATACAAAGAGCAGCCCCTGAAGACATCGGGAAAGAAGAAGAAACCAAAGCCTGGAAAACGCAaggaacaagaaaagaaaaagaggcgAACCCGCTCAGCATGGCCAAATTCTAGAGAATCTGCTAATGGAAATGAAAGGGTCCCCCTCTTGGACATCTCTGGTTCTACACATGATCACAATTTAAG GAGGCGTTGA
- the PTHLH gene encoding parathyroid hormone-related protein isoform X2 — translation MGRFQDRGDTMFTKLFQHWSFAVFLLSYSVPCYGRSVEGTSRRLKRAVSEHQLLHDKGKSIQDLRRRIFLQNLIEGVNTAEIRTTSEVSPNPKPPTNTKNYPVRCGSEDEGKYLTQETNKAQTYKEQPLKTSGKKKKPKPGKRKEQEKKKRRTRSAWPNSRESANGNERVPLLDISGSTHDHNLR, via the exons ATGGGAAG GTTCCAAGACCGAGGGGATACCATGTTCACTAAACTGTTCCAGCATTGGAGTTTCGCAGTCTTCCTGCTGAGTTATTCCGTCCCCTGTTACGGGAGATCAGTAGAAGGGACCAGCCGCAGACT caaaaGAGCTGTATCAGAGCATCAGCTACTGCATGACAAAGGGAAGTCTATCCAAGATCTACGAAGGAGGATCTTCCTTCAAAATCTCATTGAAGGTGTTAACACAGCAGAGATCCGGACTACTTCAGAAGTTTCTCCAAACCCTAAGCCTCCGACTAACACAAAGAACTACCCTGTCCGATGTGGCAGTGAAGATGAGGGTAAATACCTAACTCAGGAGACAAACAAAGCTCAGACATACAAAGAGCAGCCCCTGAAGACATCGGGAAAGAAGAAGAAACCAAAGCCTGGAAAACGCAaggaacaagaaaagaaaaagaggcgAACCCGCTCAGCATGGCCAAATTCTAGAGAATCTGCTAATGGAAATGAAAGGGTCCCCCTCTTGGACATCTCTGGTTCTACACATGATCACAATTTAAGGTAA
- the PTHLH gene encoding parathyroid hormone-related protein isoform X3 has translation MFTKLFQHWSFAVFLLSYSVPCYGRSVEGTSRRLKRAVSEHQLLHDKGKSIQDLRRRIFLQNLIEGVNTAEIRTTSEVSPNPKPPTNTKNYPVRCGSEDEGKYLTQETNKAQTYKEQPLKTSGKKKKPKPGKRKEQEKKKRRTRSAWPNSRESANGNERVPLLDISGSTHDHNLRRR, from the exons ATGTTCACTAAACTGTTCCAGCATTGGAGTTTCGCAGTCTTCCTGCTGAGTTATTCCGTCCCCTGTTACGGGAGATCAGTAGAAGGGACCAGCCGCAGACT caaaaGAGCTGTATCAGAGCATCAGCTACTGCATGACAAAGGGAAGTCTATCCAAGATCTACGAAGGAGGATCTTCCTTCAAAATCTCATTGAAGGTGTTAACACAGCAGAGATCCGGACTACTTCAGAAGTTTCTCCAAACCCTAAGCCTCCGACTAACACAAAGAACTACCCTGTCCGATGTGGCAGTGAAGATGAGGGTAAATACCTAACTCAGGAGACAAACAAAGCTCAGACATACAAAGAGCAGCCCCTGAAGACATCGGGAAAGAAGAAGAAACCAAAGCCTGGAAAACGCAaggaacaagaaaagaaaaagaggcgAACCCGCTCAGCATGGCCAAATTCTAGAGAATCTGCTAATGGAAATGAAAGGGTCCCCCTCTTGGACATCTCTGGTTCTACACATGATCACAATTTAAG GAGGCGTTGA